ACCAATCAAAGCCAAAATGAAATTCTTGAGTGTCGGCAAAAGAAATACCCCGCATAAAGCAATACCTACTAAAATATAGTTAAATGCATAGCCATCATATAATGCCTGTGTAAAAGAGCCAAGTAGAAAACTATGAATCCCCACTCCTGCATAAAAACCAACTAAAGCCATAATCGCAGTAATACGAGAAAAGTATAACACGAGTGCAAACATCGCTATGCCTGCTATGTTTGAGGGTAAGAAAAAAATGGTGCCAAAAGATTTAAAAAAGGCACTTATAGCAAGAGGAAAGTTTAGGTCAAATCTAGCACTATTGTTGACAAGTGTTGAGAGAAGCCCAGAGTATTTGAGTGATGCAAGATAAACAAACATTGTCACAATAGAAAAAGGCAGAGAGAGTATAGGGATTTTATAGAGACTAAAAAGGCGATTAAGCATAAAGGAAAGCATAAAAGTAAAAGAGGAGACAATCGCAATGAGTGCGATACTCATCAGCGAAGGGGAAAAGATATACCCTATCCCCATCCCTACCAATAGAGAGTTATAGATATAGAATCCTTGAGCCAAATAGGCCTCTTTAAACTCTAGATACTCAGCAAATGCAATGGCAAAAGCAACGGCAACAAGCCCACTAATAGCAACAGATGGATTTATAAAAGTAATGACTAAGAGTGCAAGACCTGCATACTTGTTATTTAAAAATAACAGTGCACTGTAGGGTTTAAGCGCACTATAGAAAAGACTTTTATAATTTTCCATGCTCTTTTTTATACCTCTTTATAATTGACTGTTGCCAAATCATCCACTTCTTTAATCAGACGTGCTTTACCTTCAGTATCTATCAGTACCACTGCTGGCTTATAGCGAATAAACTGCATTGATTGGGTATAGTTATAAGCACCCACTGGAGAGATAGTAAGCACACTGCCTCTATCAAGGGCTGGCAACATCAAATGTTCCTCAATCACATCAATATTCATACAAAGAGGACCATTGAGCATAGATGGCTCATTTTCTCCCTCATAATGTTTATCAAGTTCAATGTTAAAGTTATACCATGTCGAAGTATAAAGTAGGTTGACACCAGCATCTAAGATATACCCTTTTTTGCCATCTGGAAATCTTTTATATCCGTGCACAGAAGTGAGTAGATAGCCCGCTTCATCTATCATCGCTCGTCCTGTTTCTAGGTAGAGTTTCGGTAGTTTTTCACTTTTGTTGTTTACATAAATCGCATCGGTAATTGCCTGTGCATAATCATCGGCTGTTGGGACAATAACATCTGCTGATTGATAGACGCCTTTGAGGTTAGATTTACTTGCAAATCCACCACCAAGGTCAATGTACTCTATCTCAGCATTAAAATCATTTTCCACTTGTGCTTTGAGTTGCATGATTTTTGTTGTTGCCACCTTATAAGCATTGGCATCAAGCATAAAAGTTCCGATGTGTGAGTGAATACCATTTAAGTACATTTTCCCACCATCATACATGCGTTTTATCGCCTCATAGGCATCCCCACTCTCGTAGTTAAATCCAAAACGAGACCATTGTGGATAGGTTCCTGTATCCATATTGATACGGATGGCAACAGGGATTTTCATACCTAACTCATCTGCAATTTTTTCTAAATCATTAAGTTCAAAAAGGTTGTCCACATGAATTTTTGCACCCTCTTGCACAGCAATTTTCAGATCTTCATAAGGCTTATAGGGGCCATTGAAAATAATATCTTTTCCTTCTATTCCTAAAGCTCTTGCTTTTTGGTACTCAAACTCACTTACCACCTCTGCAATAGAGCCAAGATTGTGAAATACTTTACAAATCTCATTAAGATAGTTTGTTTTATAGCTCCAGCCAAAAGTGACATCAGGGTAACGAGAACTAAAAGCAGAGTAGAGTGTGTTGTACTTCTCTTCTATCTGTCTTTGTGAAAAAACAAAAATTGGACTTCCATATTTTTCTGTCAATTCATTAACACTCACTCCATCTATCTCTGTACGGATATTTTGTGTTTTTAGAGGACTCCCATATTTTGAAGCCATTGCAAACTCTATTTTATTAATTGTTGGTTTTTCATACTTTACATCACTCATCTTATAATTCCTTTTTTGATAATAGTTGCATATAATCTGTAAAATCAGTCACAAGTTCTTGTGTGTATCTGACATACATCTTGTTTTGTGGATACTCTAGTTCAGGCTCATTATCAATACCTTGCATAATATCGACGACCATCTGTGGCAAATTCACACCAATCTCTGTTGCAAAATGTACCCATGCTGGAAAACGCGGATTGATCTCTATCATAAAGACTTGATTCATATTGACAATACACTCTAACTCAAAAGGACCCTTCCATTTTGTAAGTGCTACAAAGTCTTTTGCCATTTGCATCATTTTATCATTTTGAATCGTAACACCCGTCCAAATTTTCCCAATCTCCGTTGTTGTTAACTTTTTAATAGCAACAGCACCTTTGAGCTCTCCCTTACCATCACCAACGCCAACAAGATTCAGCTCTTCTCCCGTGACCACTTCTTGAACAAGTACAGGAAATCCCCACTCATTTGAAATTTTGTAAAAATTATCTATGGCACTCTCAAGGTTATACGACATGTAAGCCTTGTAGTAATTCCCTTTAACCATAAGAGGAAAATTGGATGTTTTTGTACACTCAACAAGCTCAGAAATACTACTCACTTCATAGGTTTTTGGATAGGTAATCCCTAGTTTTTCGGAGAGTCCATCGAGTTTGTTTTTATTGCGAAGTTCAAAGTTCTCTAAAGAGGGTAAACAGAGTTTTATCCCCATCGCTTCTATATCATCTTGATACTTTATATATAATGGAAGTTCTGCATCCAAACAAGGAATCACCGCATCTAAACCTTCTTGTGATTGAATATACTCTAAGCGATTTTTGAGTTCATGAAAACCTAAAGAGGGGTAAGGCATCAGATAGGTTTTTCCTGTCATGTGCATATAATTTCCAGGTTCATTCGCATCATAAGAGAAGCCAACAATCTCATTTTTTACTTGAATTCCTTTTATGACAGGAATTCCTGGTGCAGGATTATCTGTATTGTTAAGTCCACTGACAGCAACTTTCATGAGAGCAATCCGTAAATTTTTAATTTAGACAAAAAATCACTCACATCTATAAAAAGCTCACGCTTAGGAACCTCATATTTTGAAGCTAACTCTTCAATAATTTCATCTTTTGTTTTATGTTGCTTTAGGAGAGTGACAATCTCTTTTCCCGTGCCATTAAGCTGGTAACTGTTCCCCATCATTGGATAAAACACAATATTGTTTTCATCTACTACTAATTGATTGATCGTATTCATCACGCATCCTTGTGAGTTTTAATTATAGAAGTCTAAGCTATAAGTGTTAGTAAATTGTTAATGAGGTGGAAGAATAAGAATGATGCTATGAGTCAAACCTAGATCAATCAAAAACAGCTCCTTCGCGACAACCCTCAAAGATGACGCCAAATAGGAAAAATTATTTGTTTGGCCTTTAAGGTACATACAATCTACAATATGAAAAAGTTCTTAACTCTTAACTCTTAACTCTTAACTCTTAACTCTTAACTCTATTTCTGCTATACTGTTTTCAAAAAGGAAGAAGAGATGAAAAGAAGATTGACGATAGCATTGTCCGCTGTAGTATTGGCAGGTATTTTCTCAGGCTGTGCGAATGAATATATTGATGTGCCTTTTACCGCTACGGATAAAGTCAGTGCGTGTGCCAAAACAGAGAAAGATCTAGCCAAAGTCGATGAATTCATCAGTAAGATCAATGCAATGCCTGCATCACAGGTTGAAGAGTATATTGCCGCACTGCCTGCGCCGGATATCACCAACAGTTCGGAAAAACGTCCGGTACTGAGAGATGCCAATGCACGGAAAGATCAGCTCAAGGCAAAACAGCAGCAGTTAGGATGTGAGGTCCAGGCTAAAAAATAGTTCACTATGAAAACATCTTGGGGAAGATGAATGCTTCCATCTTCCCTTTTCCTCTCTCTATATCATTCCATGTTTGAACATCGAAAGTGACAGAGACGATTCCCAGTGTAGGGATATTGTCTATATAGACTTCTGTCAGTATGTTGGCCAGTTCCGTCATCTCCGGATTGTGGCCTATCAAAAAAAGACTCTGGTAACGGTCATCCACATTTCGGACCATTTCGATCATCTCTTCGGGTTCAGTGAAATAGAGTCCTTCTTGGAAAATAATCTTTCCTTCATAGTGCAGTGCTTTTGCCAATCCTTTTGCCGTTTTCTTTGTCCGTTTTGCCGATGACGAGAGTATGAGGTCAGGCATGATTCCTTTTTCCTGCAGTGCTTTGGCCATCACAGGAATGGAGCGTTTGCCTCTTTTGTTGAGCCCGCGGTCAAAGTCATTTTTGCTCAGGTCGCTCCAGTCCGATTTTGCATGTCTTATCAAATATAGTTTTTTCATTTCTACAGTATAGCAAAAGTACAATAAATCACAATAAATGATCATACTTTAGTCACTTTCACTAAAGTATCTTTCAAAAAAACTTGAAATTTATTTAAAAATATACTATAATTCCAAAAAATTAAGACAATTTAGGAGAAACACATGGCAAAACATCAGTTTCAAACAGAAATAGGACAGCTTTTAAAGCTAATGACCCACTCGCTCTATTCGAACAAAGAGATTTTTATAAGAGAATTGATTTCAAACGCAAGCGATGCGTTGGACAAATTCAATTATCTTTCTCTGACGGATGAAAAGTTCAAAGAGGAGAACTGGAGCGGCAAAATCTCCATCAAACTTGACAAAGACGACAATTCACTGACGATCGGTGACAATGGTATTGGAATGAATGAAGAAGATTTGATGGACAACCTCGGTACCATCGCCAAATCAGGTACGAAAGCATTTATGGAAAATTTGACGGGTGATGCGAAAAAAGATTCCAATCTTATCGGACAGTTTGGAGTAGGATTCTACTCGGTATTCATGGTAGCTGAAAAAGTGGATGTCATCTCCAAGAAAGCCGGAGAGGAACAGGCCTATATGTTCTCTACGGACGGTACAGGTGAATATGAGGTCAAGCCGGTCACGAAAGATGAACACGGAACGGTCATTTACATCAAACTCAAAGAAGATGAAAAAGAGTTCCTTGACAAGTGGAGAGTACAGGAAGTTGTCAAGAAGTACTCCAATCATATTGCTTATCCGATCATACTGAACTATACGGAAGAGGAAACGACAGGCGAAGGGGATGAAAAAGAGACCAAAACGGTTCAAAAATCTGAACAGATCAATGAGGCAACGGCACTTTGGACACTTCCGAAGTCGGAACTGAAAGAGGAAGACTACATCGAGTTCTACAAAACCATTTCCCATGGCGATGATGAACCTCTGACTTATCTGCATAACAAAGTAGAGGGTGCCAATGAATTTACGACACTCTTTTATATTCCAAAAAAGGCACCGATGGATCTTTACAGAGCAGACTATCAGCCGGGTGTAAAGCTTTATGTGAAGCGTGTTTTCATTACCGATGATGACAAAGAGCTTCTGCCGCCTTATCTGAGATTTGTCAGAGGTATCATTGACTCCGAAGACCTTCCTCTGAATGTGTCGCGTGAGCTGCTTCAGGAGAACAGGATCCTTGCCAATATCAAGCAGAATTCCGTAAAGAAGATCCTTGGAGCGATCAAAAAACTGGACAGTGAAAAGATGGAAATCTTTACCGAGCAGTACAACAGGGTGATCAAAGAGGGTATCTACACCGACCATACCAACAAAGAGACACTGCTTGGGATCGTCAGATACAAGAGTTCGAGCGAAGAGGGAATGGTCTCTCTTGATGATTACATCTCACGCGGGGATTCCGAGAAGAAAGAGATCTACTATATCGTGGGTGCTGATGAAAAGGTATTGAGAAATTCTCCGCTGCTCGAAGCCTATAAAAAGGCGAATATTGAAGTACTCATCATGGATGATGAAGAGGTAGACAGTATTGTTGCACCGATGATCGGCTCTTACAAAGAGTGGACCTTCAAAGATATTACGACCATCGATGCACCTGACAGCAAGACCGAAGAGGAAAAAGAGGAGATCAGTAAAGAATTTAAACCTCTG
This DNA window, taken from Sulfurovum lithotrophicum, encodes the following:
- a CDS encoding alanine racemase gives rise to the protein MSDVKYEKPTINKIEFAMASKYGSPLKTQNIRTEIDGVSVNELTEKYGSPIFVFSQRQIEEKYNTLYSAFSSRYPDVTFGWSYKTNYLNEICKVFHNLGSIAEVVSEFEYQKARALGIEGKDIIFNGPYKPYEDLKIAVQEGAKIHVDNLFELNDLEKIADELGMKIPVAIRINMDTGTYPQWSRFGFNYESGDAYEAIKRMYDGGKMYLNGIHSHIGTFMLDANAYKVATTKIMQLKAQVENDFNAEIEYIDLGGGFASKSNLKGVYQSADVIVPTADDYAQAITDAIYVNNKSEKLPKLYLETGRAMIDEAGYLLTSVHGYKRFPDGKKGYILDAGVNLLYTSTWYNFNIELDKHYEGENEPSMLNGPLCMNIDVIEEHLMLPALDRGSVLTISPVGAYNYTQSMQFIRYKPAVVLIDTEGKARLIKEVDDLATVNYKEV
- a CDS encoding ATP-grasp domain-containing protein, encoding MKVAVSGLNNTDNPAPGIPVIKGIQVKNEIVGFSYDANEPGNYMHMTGKTYLMPYPSLGFHELKNRLEYIQSQEGLDAVIPCLDAELPLYIKYQDDIEAMGIKLCLPSLENFELRNKNKLDGLSEKLGITYPKTYEVSSISELVECTKTSNFPLMVKGNYYKAYMSYNLESAIDNFYKISNEWGFPVLVQEVVTGEELNLVGVGDGKGELKGAVAIKKLTTTEIGKIWTGVTIQNDKMMQMAKDFVALTKWKGPFELECIVNMNQVFMIEINPRFPAWVHFATEIGVNLPQMVVDIMQGIDNEPELEYPQNKMYVRYTQELVTDFTDYMQLLSKKEL
- a CDS encoding PqqD family protein → MNTINQLVVDENNIVFYPMMGNSYQLNGTGKEIVTLLKQHKTKDEIIEELASKYEVPKRELFIDVSDFLSKLKIYGLLS
- a CDS encoding SixA phosphatase family protein; its protein translation is MKKLYLIRHAKSDWSDLSKNDFDRGLNKRGKRSIPVMAKALQEKGIMPDLILSSSAKRTKKTAKGLAKALHYEGKIIFQEGLYFTEPEEMIEMVRNVDDRYQSLFLIGHNPEMTELANILTEVYIDNIPTLGIVSVTFDVQTWNDIERGKGKMEAFIFPKMFS
- the htpG gene encoding molecular chaperone HtpG; protein product: MAKHQFQTEIGQLLKLMTHSLYSNKEIFIRELISNASDALDKFNYLSLTDEKFKEENWSGKISIKLDKDDNSLTIGDNGIGMNEEDLMDNLGTIAKSGTKAFMENLTGDAKKDSNLIGQFGVGFYSVFMVAEKVDVISKKAGEEQAYMFSTDGTGEYEVKPVTKDEHGTVIYIKLKEDEKEFLDKWRVQEVVKKYSNHIAYPIILNYTEEETTGEGDEKETKTVQKSEQINEATALWTLPKSELKEEDYIEFYKTISHGDDEPLTYLHNKVEGANEFTTLFYIPKKAPMDLYRADYQPGVKLYVKRVFITDDDKELLPPYLRFVRGIIDSEDLPLNVSRELLQENRILANIKQNSVKKILGAIKKLDSEKMEIFTEQYNRVIKEGIYTDHTNKETLLGIVRYKSSSEEGMVSLDDYISRGDSEKKEIYYIVGADEKVLRNSPLLEAYKKANIEVLIMDDEEVDSIVAPMIGSYKEWTFKDITTIDAPDSKTEEEKEEISKEFKPLTDKIKEVLGDEVKEVKISTRLTESPSCVIKDASDPMAGMAAMFAQMGQEMPEIPLILEINPEHEMIKKLDKVEDESLFNDLSWILLDSAKLSEGLEPKDKGAFAHRVASLATKAL